Proteins found in one Paenibacillus wynnii genomic segment:
- a CDS encoding Cof-type HAD-IIB family hydrolase → MYKKFIVFDIDGTLLTTEMKFLDSTKQALVSIRESGHEIGIATGRDYTSAVSIIEELEIDTYVLCNGSVGYVRHELAHELILPKESLMKLIEIGTENNDQIVFQTANGLKRHFENPGESLTKAYESLGWTIPDFDEMYWEENPIIQAMLFCKSEDLQKYDIKEFRYVSWHKFGLDVIPREGSKAKTILKIAEENGFKREDIVFFGDGMNDIELMEVSGIGIAMGNAEAEVKEKADFITDSCNEHGIYNALKRLSLI, encoded by the coding sequence ATGTACAAAAAATTTATTGTCTTTGACATTGATGGAACATTATTAACGACAGAAATGAAGTTTCTCGATAGTACAAAACAGGCTTTGGTTTCCATTAGAGAAAGTGGACATGAAATCGGCATTGCGACAGGAAGAGACTACACCTCAGCGGTATCCATCATTGAAGAACTTGAAATTGATACCTATGTTTTATGTAATGGATCAGTCGGGTATGTCCGTCATGAATTAGCCCATGAGTTAATATTACCAAAAGAATCTCTCATGAAATTAATTGAAATTGGAACGGAAAACAATGATCAGATTGTTTTCCAAACAGCAAATGGATTAAAAAGACACTTCGAAAATCCTGGAGAGTCTTTAACTAAGGCTTACGAAAGTCTAGGATGGACCATCCCTGACTTTGATGAAATGTATTGGGAAGAAAATCCAATTATTCAAGCTATGCTTTTCTGTAAGTCAGAAGATCTTCAAAAATACGATATTAAAGAATTCAGATATGTGAGTTGGCACAAATTTGGTTTAGATGTCATCCCGAGAGAAGGATCGAAAGCAAAAACAATTTTGAAGATCGCTGAAGAAAATGGATTTAAGCGCGAAGATATTGTCTTTTTTGGAGATGGAATGAACGATATTGAACTAATGGAAGTTTCAGGAATTGGGATCGCAATGGGAAATGCTGAAGCTGAAGTTAAAGAAAAAGCCGATTTTATCACAGATAGTTGCAATGAACATGGAATTTACAATGCACTTAAGAGATTGTCTTTAATATAA
- a CDS encoding ABC transporter substrate-binding protein, which translates to MKKPMYKPGFALASTLILAMSISACGSENSAENSGAAATADSGNSAPAAKAKVKISYLTFRVGTHASAKMEEEQIKQFNAKYGDEVEVVVEEIPSDAAYVDKIKILAASGDVPDVVMGKDGINDVLIKGNLATPFNDYLDKNPEWKAAIGEDALTSNTRDGKIWSISDQKQNIGYFYNKEMFEQAGIKPAETWDEFISNNEKLKAAGFVPLALMTGENAWTSNLILAAMIGTNGDNGKSFMNTLHPTNFNTPEMIQALNLMKDLMEKYSTKDALGAGYANAANAFSQNKAAMIANGPWMIGDFSDPTKSSKDFDKKVGVAAFPNNSLISTYEVGYMIGAQTPETRDAAEKFIRFKTGLEGQTIALEYGNVMPVSNEVQPSDALKQKYPILVESILVAQKTQIHYRTLDSIVYPNVTDAWKTLYPKLVSGRSTAEEIAQELTDIAAKNK; encoded by the coding sequence TTGAAAAAACCAATGTACAAACCGGGCTTTGCTCTGGCCAGCACTCTGATTTTGGCCATGTCCATTTCGGCATGCGGATCAGAGAATTCAGCAGAGAATAGCGGGGCGGCCGCAACAGCCGACTCGGGAAATTCCGCGCCAGCAGCTAAGGCGAAAGTGAAAATTTCTTATCTTACCTTCCGGGTCGGCACTCACGCGTCAGCCAAGATGGAGGAAGAACAGATCAAGCAGTTTAATGCCAAGTATGGTGATGAAGTGGAAGTAGTGGTTGAAGAAATTCCAAGTGATGCCGCATATGTTGACAAAATCAAAATTTTGGCAGCCTCCGGGGATGTTCCGGATGTCGTCATGGGCAAGGACGGAATTAATGACGTTCTGATCAAAGGAAATCTTGCAACCCCTTTCAATGATTATTTAGACAAGAACCCGGAGTGGAAGGCCGCGATCGGAGAAGATGCGCTTACATCCAATACCCGGGACGGAAAGATCTGGTCGATCAGCGATCAGAAGCAGAATATCGGATATTTCTACAATAAGGAGATGTTTGAGCAAGCTGGGATCAAGCCGGCGGAGACATGGGATGAATTTATAAGTAACAACGAGAAGCTTAAAGCAGCGGGCTTTGTTCCGCTCGCCTTGATGACCGGGGAGAATGCCTGGACGAGCAACTTGATTCTTGCTGCCATGATCGGCACTAACGGGGATAACGGCAAATCGTTCATGAACACACTACACCCCACCAACTTTAATACGCCCGAAATGATTCAGGCACTTAACTTGATGAAGGATTTAATGGAGAAGTATTCGACCAAGGATGCGTTAGGCGCCGGATATGCCAATGCAGCAAACGCCTTTAGCCAGAACAAAGCGGCTATGATTGCCAATGGCCCCTGGATGATCGGTGACTTCAGCGATCCGACCAAAAGCAGTAAAGATTTCGATAAGAAAGTGGGAGTTGCAGCTTTTCCGAACAACAGTCTGATCTCCACCTATGAGGTTGGTTATATGATCGGAGCCCAAACGCCGGAAACCCGCGACGCCGCTGAGAAATTCATCCGTTTCAAGACGGGGCTTGAAGGTCAGACCATTGCGCTTGAATATGGCAATGTAATGCCGGTATCGAATGAAGTTCAGCCTTCGGACGCGCTGAAGCAGAAATATCCGATTCTTGTTGAATCTATATTGGTAGCGCAAAAGACGCAAATTCATTATCGAACGCTCGACTCCATCGTCTATCCCAACGTGACGGATGCCTGGAAGACTCTGTATCCGAAACTTGTATCTGGCCGCTCGACGGCAGAGGAGATTGCTCAGGAATTGACTGATATTGCAGCCAAAAATAAATAA
- a CDS encoding GNAT family N-acetyltransferase, whose product MIKKETDRLIIRNFIPSDWKDLYEYLSLDDVLKYEPVGACDVEECRRFALERSKGNNFWAVILRDEEKMIGHVYFNQIEPYEFMTWEIGYIFNPKFYGNGYATEACRGILQYGFNELKIHRVIALCNPENIASWRLMERLNMRREAYHKKKAFFHKTEEGEPLWHDAYQYAILEEELNDFSS is encoded by the coding sequence ATGATAAAAAAAGAAACTGATCGATTAATAATTAGAAACTTTATTCCCTCTGATTGGAAAGACTTATATGAATATTTATCACTTGATGATGTACTTAAATACGAACCGGTAGGAGCATGTGATGTTGAAGAGTGTAGAAGATTCGCTTTAGAGCGTTCAAAGGGAAATAATTTTTGGGCAGTCATACTACGAGATGAAGAAAAAATGATAGGACATGTATATTTTAATCAAATAGAGCCCTATGAATTCATGACTTGGGAAATTGGATATATCTTTAATCCAAAATTTTATGGGAACGGTTATGCGACTGAAGCTTGCCGAGGAATTCTGCAATATGGATTTAATGAACTAAAAATCCATCGAGTGATTGCCTTGTGTAATCCAGAAAATATAGCGTCTTGGAGATTAATGGAGCGTTTAAATATGCGAAGAGAAGCTTATCACAAAAAGAAAGCCTTTTTCCACAAAACTGAAGAAGGTGAGCCGCTTTGGCACGATGCATATCAATATGCAATTCTAGAAGAAGAACTAAATGACTTCAGTTCATGA
- a CDS encoding carbohydrate ABC transporter permease codes for MVRKNRGYITLFLLPAVVLFIIVYAVSLVILFGTSFTEWSAGRKPVFIGLANYIQLFTDDSDFRQSAINTFVWVLLQSTIHVAIGTLFAIILSMKEFYWKFARTVYMFPNIISGAAVGMLFLVMLNPDFGAVNSIVRLLGNADYAQNWFMDYATAFFSVTMTWLPYAAVVTILILAEIAAIPESLYESARIDGASNLKINLYIVIPMLRNIIGTCVILSGTSMLQKMDIILMTTGGGPGNETMNLPIYIYKTALMDNNFGYSNSVGVFLIGFGLIFVLLCRNLFRIGSSQN; via the coding sequence ATGGTTAGGAAAAATAGAGGGTACATCACGCTTTTTCTGTTGCCTGCTGTAGTACTGTTTATTATTGTCTATGCGGTATCGCTTGTCATTCTGTTCGGCACGTCCTTTACGGAATGGTCAGCCGGACGAAAACCGGTTTTCATTGGACTCGCGAACTATATCCAGTTGTTTACTGACGATTCCGATTTTCGTCAGAGTGCAATTAACACATTTGTCTGGGTTTTGCTCCAGTCCACCATTCACGTTGCTATCGGCACCCTATTTGCAATTATTCTCAGTATGAAGGAATTCTACTGGAAGTTTGCGCGGACAGTGTACATGTTTCCAAACATCATCTCTGGTGCAGCCGTAGGTATGCTGTTTCTGGTCATGCTCAATCCTGATTTCGGTGCGGTGAACAGCATAGTCCGTTTGCTCGGGAATGCGGATTATGCTCAGAACTGGTTCATGGATTATGCTACGGCTTTCTTCTCTGTCACAATGACCTGGTTGCCTTACGCGGCTGTCGTCACAATTCTCATTCTGGCTGAAATCGCAGCAATTCCAGAAAGTCTGTATGAATCCGCGCGAATTGACGGAGCCAGTAACCTGAAAATCAATCTTTACATCGTCATTCCCATGCTGCGTAATATTATAGGCACTTGTGTGATTCTATCCGGAACAAGCATGCTGCAGAAGATGGATATTATTTTGATGACGACCGGCGGCGGACCCGGAAATGAAACGATGAACTTGCCTATTTATATTTACAAGACCGCACTCATGGACAACAACTTCGGTTATTCCAATTCAGTGGGCGTCTTTCTAATCGGCTTTGGCTTGATCTTTGTCCTGCTTTGCCGAAATCTGTTTCGAATAGGCAGCTCCCAAAACTGA
- a CDS encoding sensor histidine kinase produces MTKERILRRLSLRPLFGFFSRIPVRNKIVYIIFLLILLPMTFAGCYFYWNISQILTRNANDNLSLLIRQTNDNIEKSFQIIDNTSLHFLSNKMLRSWLIDDVSLSDDFYKKFVNKSEMEEDLKYSLMFNNAWNISLLSTAYVYFDTDNYVSVLKSPPNIEQINKNNLAVYQSVNGRMVRGKEILRPSLQDPTIYFTRVMSNINLPQQRLVLIFGTNEADLAEEYSGLLAFTGAMAYIIDNRGIIYSSADKQELGSNVSPDILALKDHTEVSEVKLNQETYLAASRSIGTTGLTFIAGIPKKQVLSKLSGSMHNYIWIIALIAFVSLAAGVLLSLRFTRIVRDLLRSIRKVKKGDYNTRMPTFKDVELNQLSTTFNNMTDEINYLIKDVYEKHLLIKESEIKFLQAQMNPHFLFNTLITIGYKAKLSKDETVYNMVTSLTELLQASIYSNSLAKIPIRQELDFIKFYLYLQKQRFEDKMEYTIQIEDEAILDLLLPKLSVETLVENAVVHGVEKKLGKGIISIRIYRRNDSIYFEITDNGIGFEHVPRNWNTFENTTIRKQGHNNIGLINTHKRVKLIYGEPYGIDVESELGAGSKVTLHIPTDLGEISHV; encoded by the coding sequence ATGACGAAAGAGCGTATCCTGCGACGGCTCAGCCTTCGCCCACTTTTCGGATTTTTCTCCCGCATTCCGGTAAGGAATAAAATTGTATACATAATCTTTCTTCTGATTCTTCTGCCGATGACCTTCGCTGGCTGCTACTTCTATTGGAATATCTCCCAGATTCTAACTAGAAATGCCAATGATAATCTGTCCCTTCTGATCCGCCAGACCAACGATAATATTGAGAAATCCTTTCAAATTATTGATAATACCTCCCTGCATTTCCTCTCCAATAAAATGTTAAGAAGCTGGTTAATCGACGATGTGTCTCTGAGCGATGACTTCTACAAGAAATTCGTCAATAAAAGTGAAATGGAAGAGGACCTGAAGTACAGCCTTATGTTCAACAATGCTTGGAATATCAGCCTGCTGTCAACGGCTTATGTATATTTTGATACGGACAACTATGTATCCGTTCTCAAGTCACCGCCCAACATTGAACAAATTAACAAGAACAATCTCGCTGTCTATCAATCGGTTAATGGCAGAATGGTCCGGGGCAAGGAGATCCTCAGGCCAAGCCTCCAGGACCCCACCATCTATTTCACACGGGTGATGTCCAATATCAATCTTCCCCAGCAGCGTCTTGTGCTGATCTTTGGCACGAATGAGGCAGATTTGGCAGAAGAGTATTCCGGCCTGCTCGCCTTCACGGGCGCTATGGCCTACATTATTGATAACCGGGGGATCATCTATTCCAGTGCTGATAAGCAGGAGTTAGGTTCTAATGTTTCTCCTGATATATTAGCGCTGAAAGACCATACCGAAGTTAGTGAAGTCAAGCTAAATCAGGAAACCTACCTGGCCGCTTCCCGCAGCATCGGCACAACCGGGCTTACCTTCATTGCAGGTATCCCCAAGAAGCAAGTACTCTCCAAATTATCTGGGAGTATGCATAATTACATATGGATCATTGCTCTAATTGCTTTCGTATCCCTCGCGGCAGGAGTCCTGTTATCTCTTCGCTTTACCCGGATCGTCCGTGATCTGCTGCGGAGTATCCGAAAAGTAAAGAAAGGAGATTACAACACAAGAATGCCGACCTTCAAAGATGTGGAGCTGAACCAGCTGAGCACCACCTTCAACAATATGACCGACGAAATCAATTATCTCATCAAAGATGTATACGAGAAGCACCTGCTAATCAAGGAGTCGGAGATCAAATTTCTGCAAGCTCAGATGAATCCCCATTTTCTGTTCAATACGTTGATTACCATTGGCTACAAAGCGAAATTGTCTAAAGATGAGACCGTTTACAATATGGTGACATCCCTTACTGAGCTGCTGCAGGCAAGTATTTATTCCAACAGCCTGGCCAAAATCCCGATCCGGCAGGAACTGGATTTCATCAAATTTTATCTTTATCTGCAGAAACAAAGGTTCGAAGATAAGATGGAGTATACGATCCAGATCGAGGATGAAGCCATACTGGATTTGCTGCTGCCCAAGCTGAGTGTCGAAACCTTGGTGGAAAATGCTGTGGTGCACGGTGTGGAAAAAAAGCTGGGCAAGGGGATCATCTCTATCCGCATTTACCGCAGAAACGATTCGATTTATTTTGAGATCACGGACAATGGCATCGGATTTGAGCATGTTCCAAGGAATTGGAATACGTTCGAAAACACCACCATACGCAAACAAGGCCACAATAATATTGGTCTGATCAACACGCATAAACGGGTCAAGCTGATCTACGGCGAGCCTTATGGAATTGATGTCGAGAGCGAACTTGGGGCAGGATCCAAAGTAACCCTTCACATACCAACAGATTTGGGGGAAATATCGCATGTATAA
- a CDS encoding alpha/beta fold hydrolase: MTQTEKIKTRNGTQSKKARNILLKTIGAIVITIVLFLAIVYTVNIISSNSEQRRIESYGQHVSVDVKNMNVLIQGEGQETIVLLPGFGTAAPALDFKLLIDELSLFYKVVAVEPFGYGLSDGTEKERSTENIVGEVHEALQQLNINRYMLMGHSIAGIYGINYVNKYPNEVTAFVGIDSSVPTQPGMDVKFPLKKLEFLKKSGLLRMMTKLGADPYSSLSFVDKTVEQMKMISNKNMNNDTTLNEMDHISSNFIEAHDLTFPKDLPLLLFVQANNEVVKGWIPLHEGQIKDSVHGKVITMDGSHYLHHTKFKEIAENVRAFMKEAK, translated from the coding sequence GTGACACAAACAGAAAAAATAAAAACGAGGAATGGAACCCAATCAAAGAAAGCACGAAACATTTTACTTAAAACCATTGGAGCAATCGTAATAACAATCGTGCTTTTTCTAGCTATTGTTTATACAGTAAATATTATCAGTAGTAATTCGGAGCAAAGAAGAATAGAGTCCTATGGTCAGCATGTATCTGTAGACGTGAAAAATATGAATGTGTTAATTCAAGGCGAAGGCCAGGAAACAATCGTGCTGCTGCCTGGTTTTGGAACAGCTGCTCCAGCGCTTGATTTTAAGCTGCTTATCGATGAATTATCTCTTTTTTACAAAGTTGTCGCGGTTGAGCCTTTCGGTTATGGATTAAGTGATGGAACTGAAAAGGAGCGATCCACAGAGAATATCGTAGGTGAAGTTCACGAAGCTCTACAGCAGCTTAATATTAACCGATACATGCTCATGGGCCACTCCATTGCAGGCATTTACGGAATTAATTATGTAAATAAATATCCAAACGAGGTAACTGCATTTGTCGGAATTGACAGCAGTGTTCCAACACAACCGGGTATGGATGTCAAATTCCCATTAAAAAAGTTAGAATTCCTCAAAAAATCAGGTCTCTTAAGAATGATGACAAAACTAGGTGCTGACCCCTATTCTTCATTATCATTTGTTGATAAAACCGTAGAGCAGATGAAAATGATTTCGAATAAAAACATGAATAATGACACTACCTTGAATGAGATGGACCATATTTCTTCTAATTTTATTGAGGCTCACGACTTAACATTCCCTAAGGACCTTCCACTTCTTCTCTTTGTACAAGCGAATAATGAAGTGGTAAAAGGATGGATACCTTTGCATGAAGGACAGATTAAAGACTCAGTACATGGAAAAGTAATAACCATGGATGGATCACATTATTTACACCATACTAAATTCAAAGAAATCGCTGAGAACGTTAGAGCATTTATGAAAGAAGCAAAATAA
- a CDS encoding NAD(P)-dependent alcohol dehydrogenase: protein MITVNARATFSPEGPFKLTTIERRELQPHDVLIEIKYSGICHSDIHTARGEWGPVNYPLVPGHEIAGIVTRVGSAVRKFAVGDRVGVGCMVDSCRECANCHKGEEQYCLNGMTGTYAATDRYGQYTQGGYSSQIVVTEDFVVRIPNGMELDVAAPLLCAGITTYSPLRHWGAGPGKKIAVVGLGGLGHLAVKLAHAMGAELTVLSQSLKKKEDGLKLGADHYYATSDPETFKQLAGSFDLIINTVSAKIDMSAYLSLLALDGTLVNVGAPAEPLSVNVFTLIGHRRSFAGSMIGGIRETQEMLDFCAEHGIVPEIEVISANQIDEAWERVLASDVRYRFVIDISTMEKE from the coding sequence ATGATTACAGTTAATGCGCGTGCAACGTTTAGTCCAGAAGGACCATTTAAACTAACCACCATAGAACGAAGAGAGCTTCAGCCGCATGATGTCCTTATTGAGATTAAATATTCCGGGATTTGCCACTCTGATATTCATACGGCACGCGGAGAATGGGGTCCGGTGAACTATCCGCTTGTTCCAGGGCATGAGATTGCCGGTATTGTTACTCGTGTTGGTTCTGCGGTCAGAAAGTTTGCCGTTGGCGATCGTGTAGGAGTAGGCTGTATGGTCGATTCCTGCAGAGAGTGTGCTAATTGCCATAAGGGAGAAGAGCAGTATTGTCTGAATGGAATGACGGGAACTTATGCAGCCACTGACAGATATGGTCAATATACACAAGGAGGATATTCCAGCCAAATCGTTGTAACAGAAGACTTTGTGGTTCGAATTCCCAATGGTATGGAGTTAGACGTCGCAGCACCGCTGCTCTGCGCAGGTATCACGACGTATTCACCGCTGCGTCATTGGGGGGCTGGCCCTGGCAAAAAGATAGCTGTTGTTGGCCTTGGCGGACTTGGACACTTGGCAGTCAAACTCGCTCATGCCATGGGGGCTGAGCTTACAGTTCTATCACAGTCTTTGAAGAAAAAAGAAGATGGATTAAAGCTTGGCGCAGACCATTATTATGCCACAAGTGATCCGGAGACATTTAAGCAATTGGCTGGGTCGTTCGATTTAATTATAAATACGGTGAGTGCGAAGATTGATATGAGCGCTTATCTCTCTTTACTGGCACTGGATGGTACGCTTGTCAATGTAGGCGCCCCTGCGGAGCCGTTGTCCGTTAATGTTTTTACGCTGATCGGCCACCGTCGGTCGTTTGCCGGATCCATGATTGGTGGAATTCGTGAAACGCAGGAAATGCTTGATTTCTGTGCTGAACACGGCATAGTCCCTGAAATTGAGGTTATCAGCGCGAATCAGATCGATGAAGCTTGGGAACGGGTATTAGCTTCGGATGTCCGGTACCGTTTTGTGATTGATATCAGCACGATGGAGAAAGAATAA
- a CDS encoding response regulator, translating into MYNVMIVDDEPVIKKGLQCFIDWSVLHCEVICEASNGIEAIELLGYYEVDIIVTDIRMPGMDGLALSDYVHQHFPQIKVIILTAFADFSYAQTAIQHEVVDFVVKTNPTEQIPRAIEKAILLLEKEREQQQKVKQLESKINDNLSEISEKFLKEAVYGLISDEADLLGRSRELGLQLENYFGVYMEVKYMPGPHGNAGVGANDYHRSLASIRQFLVLAFGERPSYIMAMEKNTLLALVSIDDGNAAASTQALLTISNEILAMSDNFRQYYINIGISLMHRDVLTLSNAYLEAREALQGSFYNDNYVAVYMPHTNRPLAPGATPHHAAEQITEQLKHGQSEQAIYRLEQLLEDYRSIKEPIENVKVACLLISSNCFRLVTASQILATEMDESQSVVYKQIQESRSIQLLADILKRLIQSCSKAVALHDKQPNYIVIECQKYIRENYNQNLSLQIIADHIHINSSYLSRLYKKVTGESIIDVINKYRIEMAKKLLRNPTSKVFEVAEAVGIETPAYFTHVFSKYTGMSPKEYKLNYSQNELG; encoded by the coding sequence ATGTATAACGTCATGATTGTTGATGATGAACCTGTTATCAAAAAAGGGCTGCAGTGTTTTATTGATTGGAGTGTTCTTCATTGCGAGGTTATTTGTGAGGCATCCAATGGGATTGAAGCGATAGAACTGCTGGGCTATTATGAGGTAGATATTATTGTAACCGATATCCGCATGCCGGGGATGGATGGTCTTGCCTTATCGGATTATGTGCACCAACACTTTCCGCAAATCAAAGTCATTATTCTTACTGCCTTTGCGGACTTCTCCTATGCCCAAACAGCGATTCAACATGAAGTGGTCGATTTTGTGGTTAAGACGAATCCCACAGAACAGATCCCCAGGGCCATTGAAAAAGCAATACTCCTGCTGGAAAAGGAACGGGAGCAACAGCAGAAGGTAAAACAGTTGGAGAGCAAAATCAACGATAATCTGTCCGAAATCAGCGAAAAATTTCTAAAGGAAGCCGTCTATGGCTTGATCAGCGATGAAGCGGATTTATTGGGCCGCTCGAGAGAGCTGGGCCTGCAATTAGAAAACTACTTCGGAGTCTATATGGAAGTCAAATACATGCCCGGGCCTCATGGAAATGCAGGAGTCGGAGCGAATGATTATCACCGGTCTTTGGCTTCCATCCGCCAATTCCTTGTATTGGCCTTCGGGGAACGCCCCTCTTATATTATGGCCATGGAGAAAAACACCCTACTAGCGCTTGTCTCCATAGACGACGGCAATGCAGCAGCCTCCACACAAGCTTTGCTCACCATTAGCAATGAAATTCTGGCCATGTCAGACAACTTCAGGCAATATTATATCAATATCGGCATAAGCCTGATGCACCGGGATGTGCTGACGCTGTCCAATGCTTACCTTGAGGCCAGAGAAGCACTGCAAGGCAGCTTTTATAACGATAATTATGTCGCTGTTTATATGCCCCATACGAACCGGCCACTTGCTCCCGGAGCTACTCCCCATCACGCCGCAGAGCAAATTACCGAACAGTTGAAGCACGGACAGAGCGAGCAGGCAATCTACCGGCTGGAGCAGCTGCTTGAGGACTATAGGAGTATCAAAGAACCGATTGAGAATGTAAAAGTAGCTTGCCTTCTTATCAGTTCTAACTGTTTTCGCTTGGTGACCGCCAGCCAGATCTTAGCAACGGAGATGGATGAAAGCCAATCCGTGGTGTATAAGCAAATCCAGGAGAGTAGGAGCATTCAGTTGTTGGCAGACATCCTCAAGCGTTTGATTCAAAGTTGCTCAAAGGCAGTGGCACTTCATGACAAACAACCCAATTATATCGTTATTGAATGCCAGAAATATATAAGAGAGAATTACAACCAGAACCTGAGTTTGCAGATTATTGCCGACCATATCCATATCAACAGTAGCTACCTCAGCCGCCTTTACAAAAAAGTGACGGGTGAGTCCATCATCGACGTAATCAACAAGTATCGGATTGAAATGGCCAAAAAATTACTCAGAAACCCAACAAGTAAAGTATTTGAAGTCGCGGAAGCCGTTGGCATTGAGACGCCTGCTTATTTCACCCATGTGTTCTCCAAATATACAGGAATGAGCCCCAAAGAATACAAGCTGAATTATTCACAGAACGAATTGGGATAA
- a CDS encoding carbohydrate ABC transporter permease: MLKKGLSVLKYLFVLLIVLLSLGPFLWVLMASFKTNAEILNNSLGWPHSFRFSNYVMAFKIAPISRFYINSVIVGIFGTVLNLFLLGMAAYVLARFQFRFKKLLVGAFSLSLLIPGAAMLQPLYLTVNALGLYDKLIGLIIVYAGFGLPVSLYILSSYFLTIPKEMEESAYLDGASFIKTFFKIILPISKPGFGTAGVMQFLLCWNEFQFAIILTTGNQSRTLPLALYYFKSQFASDYGVMFAATMVVIIPSIVVYILLQKQVVSGLAAGAVKG; encoded by the coding sequence ATGTTGAAAAAAGGTTTGTCTGTACTCAAGTATTTATTTGTCTTGCTGATTGTCCTGTTATCGCTTGGTCCGTTTCTATGGGTGTTAATGGCTTCGTTTAAGACCAATGCCGAAATTCTGAACAATTCACTCGGCTGGCCACACAGCTTCCGCTTTTCCAATTATGTAATGGCTTTCAAAATAGCTCCGATTTCCCGATTCTATATCAACAGTGTAATCGTGGGGATTTTCGGAACCGTGTTGAATTTGTTTCTTCTCGGAATGGCAGCTTACGTACTTGCGCGTTTTCAATTCCGTTTCAAAAAGCTGCTGGTGGGAGCGTTCTCTCTGTCTCTATTGATTCCAGGTGCTGCCATGCTGCAACCGCTATATTTGACGGTTAACGCATTGGGGCTGTATGACAAGCTGATCGGACTTATTATTGTTTATGCCGGGTTCGGTTTGCCGGTCTCGCTCTATATTCTGTCAAGCTATTTCCTGACGATTCCGAAAGAAATGGAGGAATCGGCTTACCTGGATGGTGCCAGTTTCATCAAGACGTTTTTCAAAATTATATTGCCCATCTCAAAGCCGGGCTTCGGCACAGCGGGTGTGATGCAGTTTCTGCTCTGTTGGAATGAATTTCAATTCGCAATTATTTTGACAACGGGTAATCAAAGCCGGACACTGCCGCTCGCGCTCTATTATTTCAAAAGTCAGTTTGCCAGTGATTACGGCGTCATGTTTGCCGCTACGATGGTCGTCATCATCCCGAGTATCGTTGTTTATATCCTGCTGCAGAAACAAGTTGTATCCGGACTTGCTGCGGGAGCGGTCAAGGGATGA
- a CDS encoding MerR family transcriptional regulator yields the protein MLYTVGEVAKQLNVAASTLRYYDKEGLLPFLERSGGGMRVFKDEDLSWLRIIECLKKTGMPIKEIKNFMDHCMEGDSKIDERLSIMESQRDAVIKQMKETQEMLDMLNYKCWYYETAKAAGTCAVHANVQTENVPKDYHKFL from the coding sequence ATGTTATATACAGTCGGTGAAGTGGCCAAGCAGCTTAATGTTGCCGCTTCAACATTAAGATATTATGACAAAGAGGGATTACTTCCGTTCCTGGAACGCTCCGGCGGCGGTATGCGTGTGTTCAAAGATGAAGACTTATCATGGCTGAGAATTATTGAATGTCTGAAAAAAACAGGTATGCCTATCAAAGAAATAAAGAATTTTATGGATCATTGTATGGAAGGCGATTCGAAGATAGACGAACGCCTATCCATCATGGAATCGCAGCGTGATGCTGTTATCAAGCAGATGAAAGAAACGCAAGAGATGCTGGATATGCTGAATTACAAATGCTGGTATTATGAAACTGCAAAAGCAGCAGGAACATGCGCTGTACACGCTAATGTACAAACAGAGAATGTTCCCAAGGATTATCATAAATTTCTATAA